TTCGACGGATCGGTGGATTCCAAAAAGAGCAGCTGCGCCTGAATAATGTTGGCTACGTCGTCCGATATTGGCACCCCCAGAAAAATAATGCGGTCCATCATGAGGCGCGAAAACACATCCATAGTGGCAATGTTTAGCTGACGCTCCTCAATAATGGTTGGGGAGATGTAGTTGCCTTGCATCGACTGGAAGCGGTGTAGGCTTAAGCTGCTTATGCCAAGGTGCCCTCGGGCATATTTTCTGAATTCATCGTTCCTTTCCATTAGCTCGGGTTTTGTAATTATTACTTGTTGTTAAACAGCTGATCGAACTCTTTGGTTGTAACTTCTTTGGTGTCGAGCTTAACGGTGCTCTTAAGAACCTCCACAACCTTGTCCTCGAGTAGCTTTTCACGAATACGTCTATCTTCCTCCTTGTTGCTGAGAATGCGCTGTGCAAAGTTCTCAACCTCGGAATCGGGCACATTCATAAAGCCGTAATTCTTAAACTGGTCGATGGCAAACTCCTTTGCCTTTTCGAGTACGTCGGCCTCTTCAATCTTGATTTCGTGTTCGATGGCAATGTGGTCGCGAATGAGCTGCCATTTAAGGTCGTTGGCAAAGTGGTCGAAGTCCTTATCAATCTGCTCCATGGTAAACTTGCCTTCGTTAACGGCAAGCAACCAGCGTTTTAAAAACTCAGTAGGCAGTTCAATTTTGGCTTTATCAATAAGTTTTTCCTTGATATCGATGAGGAACTTGAAGTCCGATTCTTTGGTCAGGTTCACTCGGATGTCGCTATCAACTCTAGCGTTGAACTCCTCCTCCGAGGTTACAGTACCTTCGCCATACACCTTATCGAAGAGTTCCTGGTCGATGTCAGCATCAACAAACGATCGTACTTCGTTGGGAATGAAGCGGAACGATGGGGTAAGCTTTGCAACCTCCTCCTTTTTGATCTTCAACATAGCTGATAGGTCTGTATCGTTTGAGAAGGTTTTTCTGATGTCGAAATCGATGATGTCACCAACCTTTGCCCCAACAAACTTTGCCTTTTGCTCTTCATCGGTAATGGTTCGCAGCGAGACAAAAGCGTCATCAACAGAAATGCCATTCTCCATGGGCGCACCATCTTCACCAAGCTGTTCAACCTTGCCGCGCATTACATCCTCTTCCCCGGCAACTTCGCCAGGCATCATTTTGCCATACCTGCGACGGTAGCTGCTGAGATAGTTGTTCCGAAGTTCCTCGTCAATCTTGAGTTCGTAGTATGGAACCTTGTCTCGAGCGGTAAGCTTAAGGTCGATTTCTGGTGAAAGACC
This window of the Williamwhitmania sp. genome carries:
- the tig gene encoding trigger factor, with translation MNIVKENVDTLNAVLKVTVDQGDYQERVTKALGDFRRKAKIDGFRPGMVPAGMINKLYRKPVMAEEINKIVSDALTTYIYDEKIKLLGEPMPSEKHQKSIDWDADTTFEFAFDLGLSPEIDLKLTARDKVPYYELKIDEELRNNYLSSYRRRYGKMMPGEVAGEEDVMRGKVEQLGEDGAPMENGISVDDAFVSLRTITDEEQKAKFVGAKVGDIIDFDIRKTFSNDTDLSAMLKIKKEEVAKLTPSFRFIPNEVRSFVDADIDQELFDKVYGEGTVTSEEEFNARVDSDIRVNLTKESDFKFLIDIKEKLIDKAKIELPTEFLKRWLLAVNEGKFTMEQIDKDFDHFANDLKWQLIRDHIAIEHEIKIEEADVLEKAKEFAIDQFKNYGFMNVPDSEVENFAQRILSNKEEDRRIREKLLEDKVVEVLKSTVKLDTKEVTTKEFDQLFNNK